One Phalacrocorax aristotelis chromosome 12, bGulAri2.1, whole genome shotgun sequence DNA window includes the following coding sequences:
- the FOXI2 gene encoding forkhead box protein I2, with protein sequence MHAFGPPAPPPPHAQELLDAAVCPGIYPPSRPLPQPQPPPAAANPYLWLGGPAAPYLPAAPFLPPGCAPAQRPPAGAERGWPPPPPQEGPRPARPPYSYSALIAMAIHSAPGRRRTLSQIYQYVAENFPFYKKSKAGWQNSIRHNLSLNDCFKKVPRDEDDPGKGNYWTLDPNCEKMFDNGNFRRRRKRRAEAGAPEGAGGSGGGPGAAAAPRGHRDALTHERGIFL encoded by the exons ATGCACGCCTTCGGGCCGCCCGCACCGCCGCCCCCGCAcgcccaggagctgctggacgCGGCCGTGTGTCCCGGCATCTACCCGCCGAGCCGGCCCCTGCCCCAaccccagcctccccccgccgccgccaacCCCTACCTGTGGCtcggcggccccgccgcgccctaCCTGCCCGCCGCCCCCTTCCTGCCGCCGGGCTGCGCCCCCGCGCAGCGGCCGCccgcgggcgcggagcggggctggccgcccccgccgcctcaGGAGGGCCCGCGCCCGGCGCGGCCTCCCTACTCCTACTCGGCGCTGATCGCCATGGCCATCCACAGCgcgccgggccgccgccgcaCCCTCAGCCAGATCTACCAGTACGTGGCCGAAaacttccctttttacaagaaaagcaaagcggGCTGGCAGAACTCCATCCGCCACAACCTCTCCCTCAACGACTGCTTCAAGAAGGTCCCGCGGGACGAGGACGACCCGG GCAAAGGCAACTACTGGACCCTCGACCCCAACTGCGAGAAAATGTTCGATAATGGCAATtttaggaggaggaggaagagacgGGCGGAGGCCGGCGCGCCcgagggggccggggggagcggcgggggtcccggcgccgccgccgctccccggggGCACCGAGATGCGCTAACGCACGAGAGAGGGATCTTTTTGTAA